One Setaria viridis chromosome 3, Setaria_viridis_v4.0, whole genome shotgun sequence DNA window includes the following coding sequences:
- the LOC117850297 gene encoding uncharacterized protein produces MEALREAEAELTVYVHPSNAADVHRAVRRQLSALLFSYEERFDGVLLAHETQLVEVEECEVEDETVVEGKKKTNIVKAKILNGLVPYFGLRVHANLLLFSPQPDMILEGKVEMLGKESIHAIVLGVFSVAIMSDDIHEKFKFKRRGDGGRFVSRSDREHMIKKGTMIRFSVKSVDTEMNCHITGSLIPPQTGSMRWLSVHDAEYASQINSGKRKSRDISIKIEQNEQEHRILQNENSMVKSERPHKSRKRSIEDR; encoded by the exons atGGAGGCGCtccgggaggcggaggcggagctcaCGGTGTACGTGCACCCCTCCAACGCCGCCGACGTCCaccgcgccgtccgccgccagcTCAGCGCGCTCCTCTTCTC GTACGAAGAGCGATTTGATGGCGTGTTGCTGGCTCATGAAACTCAATTAGTCGAGGTCGAGGAGTGTGAGGTGGAAGATGAAACTGTAGTCGAGGGTAAGAAGAAAACCAATATCGTAAAAGCCAAAATCCTGAATGGCTTGGTACCGTACTTCGGCCTCCGCGTGCATGCGAACCTGCTGCTCTTCTCTCCCCAGCCAGACATGATCCTGG AAGGGAAGGTTGAAATGCTCGGGAAGGAGTCAATTCATGCCATTGTGTTGGGGGTTTTCTCAGTGGCCATTATGTCTGACGATATTCATGAAAAGTTCAAATTCAAAAGG AGAGGTGATGGCGGAAGATTTGTCAGTCGCTCGGATAGAGAGCACATGATTAAAAAAGGAACAATGATAAGGTTTTCTGTCAAAAG TGTGGATACAGAAATGAATTGTCATATTACTGGATCTTTGATCCCACCCCAGACTGGATCCATGCGTTGGCTGTCAGTACATGATGCTGAATATGCTTCACAAATCAACAG TGGTAAAAGGAAGTCAAGGGATATCAGCATCAAAATTGAGCAGAATGAACAAGAACACAGAATACTCCAGAATGAAAATAGCATGGTAAAATCTGAACGGCCACACAAGTCCCGAAAGAGGAGCATTGAGGACCGATAA